Sequence from the Zeugodacus cucurbitae isolate PBARC_wt_2022May chromosome 5, idZeuCucr1.2, whole genome shotgun sequence genome:
GATTCGAGGCGCATACAATTGTTTCTGTAAAAGTTAGTAAGACCATGAGGAATGtaaaacatatattataaagttataataaaactaaatatttgtttaattgttaatttttccaAACTTGTAGCATTGCGTAAAAATTATGTGAAGAAATTGCATTTAAGTTTATTGCGAAAAAAGTATATAAGAATTCCTGAACAGCCTACAATTCGTATGTGAAATTATAgtctattaaaataaatgattacttcaaataaaacaagaaataaccgagtaattaataaatgtgcgattgtttaaataaaaaaaataaagatatcaaGCATGCATTGAGCATTGAAGAATTAGTGAAATGGACCGATTAATGGATTAATGAGTCACTGTgcaaaatatgaaatcaataaagacaacaatatatacacattaCTCTTATTGGTTTGAATAATCGTTTTTGTATGATACGAACGTAATTTTAGTGTGGAAACTATAAATTTGGTATTTGTGAGTGGAGTGACAGAACGTGAGCACAGTGAACGCTTTTGTTTGACAAATGAAATCTTCGAAAAACTGTTTGTCTTGTCAAAACTAATTAATAGAAGACTTATTGCGCGTGATAGACCGGAATCATGTTCACCACTTGATTTAATGACATTGCAGAAGAGGATCTTGAACAACACGTATAACAAATAGAATTGCCGGCAATGGAAAGTGGCACAAAATGTGTACATGGCACgaattatatgcaaaatttgtaataaactaGTAATTGTTagtgcataaaaataataaaaaaaaagtattactcAGGTTAAGGAAAAGTAAAAATTACGCTAAATACCTTTTGTCCTCATTAATCATTGGCACAAAAAGTCAAGACTTCCTCCAGCCGTTTCACATTATCAGCCATACGTGTCACAGCATCGGTTAATCCTTGCATAACAGTTATGAATTGTTCTTCTCGCTGGTCACGCCTTGTCATACTATCCAAAAGGGTTCCGTACATTTCATGTAATGTTGCCTTTTTACGCTTTTTCGCAGCATTTGCCGCACGCTCAGGTACATGTGGTTCAGGCGTTGATGCAGTATGTGATACTACAGGTGGGGAAGTTGCCTGACTGCTCTCCGATTTGTCCAGATCTTTAGAACTGCATGAAATTGCTGAAGTATTGGAGGCTTGCGGCGGCGTGTCAATGCTTTTTGTGTTGTCCTCTATATGCGATAAGGAATTATTTGCAATACTTGTTGGTTCGGGTTGTGtaactatttttcttttaacGCTATCGGCTGTTGTTGACGTATTATTTTCAGTTGTTGTACGtggtataataaatattttagctttttccGATTCTTTAGTCACAATTTGACGGGGTATAACAACCATTTTTGAACACAAAGTGCGCTAAGCATGAAAAAAACACacagttttaataaatttaacaaaaccaaaaataataattgtatgatAAAAGTACCGGAATATCTAATGTTGGCATATCTGCTACTGTATTCGAGGCAGTTGTTTTAGAAACTGGGTTACTGTCATCCGAAAGGTCCATATCATGTTTGATATCCAGTACTTCCGCGAGATTCGGTGCGACCTATGTGAACATTTTGGttgcattaataatatttttcagcactTATATGTAACTACAGGAATACGTACATTAGTTTGAGTATCTTCATGGCGACTATTGTCATCATCCGAGTTTACAACTTCCATTTTGATGTTACCCAATTCAGTTTGCAGAAAATCCTTTAAATAtggagtatatatttatttggaaattacaaaaaatacctaattatagctCACTTTAATGTTCTTTGCATTGTGGACCATGTTTTCATCGCCAACGTCCTCATCAACCAGGTCATTATTGGTAGATGTAATGGCTATGTATGCGTTTTCGTatagaataaataatttgttagttTTGTAAGACCAATtcatgtgaaaatgaaaatactatAAAAGTAAGTGTACCTATTTGCTCTTGTTCATTTAGTGCATGCTGTCCGAAGTTCCATAAAGCGAATTCGTCAAATTGTGGTACACCGCTACTTTTGCCACGACGTGCACGACATCTCAGTTGACTGCGCCAAGTGCTCATCGACTGCAagtgtaatatttatattaattttattataaatgtatgcaaacaaTTACACACCTCTTTCCATTTATCAGCTGAGCGACAAGCGCCATCCTTTGAATTTAAATTGCACGCCAATTCTTCCCATAAGTGACTCACAGCGCCAAACTTCGATGTTAGCAGCTTCGGGTGCTTGCGTGCGAAGTTCACAAAGAATAGTAGTTGTTCCATGGAGGCGCGATTTTTcctataactttgttgttgtttttattgttttcttaattaatattgctcaaatatattcaaaattgtcTAATCACCTGTCTATGGCGCTTAAACTTTCATCCGCTGCTCTGCTTTTAACGCTTGCTGTTGTAAAATTCAGCGAAGGCACTGCATCTCCTTGCAAACGTGCTCGTTTTGGGTTTGCTGATGTGAAATCGTTTGCTGTGAAGTGTTTGGAGCACAATCTAGAGCTTTGTGTTAGTTTGACGCCACACGCTACTTCCCATTTACCTCTCATATACTCATCCCGTGGCGGCGAGAACATTGATACAGTATTGTTCCAACTACTCTTACACACTGCACATGAATTCCCAGGCATAATCACtacacttatttattataattaacaatTAATCACTCGGATAAATCTTTTCAAACAAATGTACAACACAACTATATGAAAACTGCATTCGTTGTGTATACGAATGGCGGGACTCGTCAAATATGCTTACAAACGAACTGTCAATCACGGCTTgtcatgtttgttgttggtattttccACTAGCGTCgttaacgaaaattttcatatgaCATGCCCTGTTGTAACAGCTGTTGCTTATACATCGCTGCGTTGACGTCTATCTCCTACTTTATTAgctaatatattttgatatgcACATTCGTAAGCAGACTTTTCGAgttaccaaaaatataaaaaaagttaaatgctgttcaaattttcgaaaaattaataaaaaattttacaatttgaaaaaaatgtatataagtttaatttaacagactttaaattgtttatgcagtgagttttttttggcaaattacttttaaattatcTTACTTCTATTGCGCTGTTTCCGATTTTCTAATGCCACATAATCTGGTCACCTTGCTAGTGAGTAATCTATGACAACACCGACTAGACGTCTTTCCCGAACAGTGAAAAGTGAGAATCGTGAAATAATATTGgggaaattttattgaaaacatttaaattgtgtgtttaGAAGGCGTGCTGAAATGACGGACGCGTTTTCTTATCAACGCACCGTACAGAGTTTGGCTCGCGTATTGGCGCGTATAGAGCCAACACCATGGGACAAGGTACCAATTGATTTTCACGGTCAACTCATATCGACTTTTCACCTTTGactcatatttttaattgtttgtgtGTAGGTGCAATCGCTTTTCCGCTATTGTCCACAAGAAAATGCCGCTGGCGTATTTTGCCTCGATGCAAAAGCGCAAGATGCGGTTATAGCATTGGGTATATATTTTCTGGATAGTGGTTGCCAGCATGAGCAGCGTATTGTGCCGTATTTACTGCGACTTGCAAAGTGCTTGCCGAAAGCCGTTTGGGTAGACGATGCAAAGTGGAGTAAAATCGATCGTAAGTCTGCATGTTAGTGGATTTTTGTGACAAATATTTTACACTCACACTATTTTATCAATAGGCATACCATCGGCTGAAAAGTTCAGTTTCTGTTTGAATACTTTGCTTTCCGATATTGCCTCGAAATGTCCAGATCTACGCGAAGAGATCATACTCAATCAGGTGGAGACACTCAGTGCTTTGGCGAATATTATCAAATCGAGCAAGGATAGCAGTTCTGCGCCACCACCCATTATACTATGCAAAGCCACGGTGCCACTACTATTCGGTTTGGCACGTTCAATGGGCCGTTATGCAAGCCAAGATCCATCCTTATTGTGTCGCATATTTCCACGCGAAGAAATGCCGGTGGTGAAACAGAACACACGTGACGGTGGCAGTTTTAGTTCCAGCGAAAGAATTGCTTGCTTTTCACAATTTCGCCCAATCATACCACGTTCCATGTCCGGCAGTCTGAGTCAAGACTCAAACGAACTGCGCATGCGTCAATTGCAAATGATTAATGGCATGAAACAGCGGCCACATTTGCAAACATATTTCTCCGTGCCATACGATCCGCGCACACATTTCTTCACCAAGACCGGTTCCAGTTTCAATCAATTCCCCAATATGCGCGCATGTGAGACGCCAGTTAAAGCGAAGAAGTCAATCACCGTGCCACCATTCCCCATACAACATCTACAGACCATTTTCGCGGTAGCCAAAAAATTGCTAACCAAAGAGACGCTGGAGCATTTGGATGAGCAGGCAAGTGATATATTCGCTTTGCATCAAATAAAGGGTTATTGCTACAAAAGCTTTTCGGAGACGCTGAATTTGGTGCTGGTGACGCTGCTGCGTGAACTGTTGCAACACCAAATCGATTTGCCAACGCCGTTCACGAAGGACGTGCAGGAATTTGTGAAACGTCTATTTTTAAATGGCCAGACAGAGCTGGCAAATAAACAGCAGGATCAGGAGAAGGAAAAGCGCGAAGAGAACGGCATACCGGTGGTGAATAAATACAAGGTCAACGTAATGGCGAATGCTGCCTGTGTGGATCTGCTTGTTTGGGCTATACGCGATGAGACGGGTAGGTGAAATGCTAGTTAGAGTGGAAAgcatttacttttttcttgatgctaatatttttttttactgctcAGAgagtgtgaaatattttttttttttcgttctcacgacagtcggttctaggTAACCGGAACGGACTTAGATTTTTATCcgacattcctcaaaattattggGGAATGTTTTAATCCGTTACAACAGGAACaagcacaatatttttttcaagaaaaaagcAATGCATTTtaactgacatacatacatatttagttgtAACTTATATTAGTTTAATTCTATTATAAATATTGGGTacttattttgctattttttatttaatttgaattattcttttcAGTTGATGAGGAGTACAATGTACCTTCATTGCAGTtgggtttaaaaattttattaaagaaaggTTGTtagtttttaaaagtttttgcttTGTTACGAACCGATTTTTTACACAGTTCGGCGCATGctcaaaagttattttttaccaaaaataagaAACTAATTGAAGTACTAATTTAATTACGCATATTATTATAACTTTCATTCAATTGGTAGTTGACCATTTTTTCATTTCCTCTCCAACACATTTTttacgtatgtatttatttttgaatgcaaTTTATATCGTTAAATTTatctacttttttgttttatttttccccTTTTCCATGCAACACCACTACCAAACATGCACTTACATGATTTCCTCTTTTTTAGAGGCGGACAAGCTTTGTGGACGCCTATCACAGAAGCTCAACTCTGTGCTGAGTCATAAGATTGTCCTAGACCACATGCCATTGCTGATGGTTTGTCTCGAGGGTCTAGGCAAGTTAGCACAGAAATTCCCAAACATCGCCGGCACATCCATATCGTATTTACGCGACTTCCTCGTCGATCCCAGTCCAATATTAGCCAAATTGCATGCCTACTCACAGCAAACACTGGCGCTGCAGAAGAAGGAGAAGGAAAAGTTGGCGCCTTTCAAGATTGTGGTGCAGAACAGCGAATCGCGTTCAACTGTGGATATTTATGGTGAAAACCAGAAACATGCGGGTATACGCTCGGGTCAGGCCGCTTTTGAGGCGTTGCGTGATGCGGCAATTGAAAATCTGAGCATTGCATTACGTTCCGCACACACGTTGGATCAGTATTGTGTGCCGGCGTTGGTGGCCAACCTGTCGAATCGGCTGTTCACAGCAGAGAAACACGAATCGTAAGTACCGTTATATGAGATTGAAGAGACTTCCATATTTTGACAACTGAATGAAACAAATGACatcatttcttcttcttatacattcttcttttttcttttaatacatTCCATTTGATCTTCATCTCTCAGTGAATCTACTTTGGTGAGCCTCAATATTATTGTCATGCTCGGTCATGTGGCCGTCACACTCAAGGACACCTCAAAGACCACGCAGAACATCTTGCAGTTTTTCATACAACGCTTTTGTAAGGTACCCTCCGAGCAGAATGCGCTAATCGTCGATCAACTGGGCTGTATGATTATCTCACAGTGTGAACCGCATGTTTTTGAGGagattatgaaaatgttttcaCGCGTCACCGTGCAGTCGGCATCGTTGGCCTATACATCAGATCAGGAACATCGCAAACAATTCAATAACGTGTCGGATGCGGTGGTCAATGCTTTGGGTAATATTGCTGCCAATATACAGGGTGACGCGGAGATGCTCGAATTATTGGGCAAACTGCTCGAACTCTTTGTGCAGATCGGTCTGGAGGGCGAGCGCTCCTATGACAACAATACACCGGGTGCGCAGAAGGCCAGCTCCAGTGCCGGCAATTTAGGTATGCTAATACCGGTAATTGCGGTGCTGGTGCGTCGCCTACCGCCAATTAAGAATCCACGTTTGCGTTTGCATAAACTATTCAAGGATTTCTGGGTGTATTGTGTGGTCATGGGCTTTACAAATGCTCGTCTCTGGCCAGCCGATTGGTATCAAGGAGTGCAACAGATTGCAGCCAAATCGCCCTTACTCATCTCGCAGACGACACACAAATCCGACATGCGTGAATTGAACTATACGTCGGCGATTAAAAGCGATTCGGTGAGTTTGAATGAATTGCGTAGTCAGATACTGCTACTGCTGGAACATCCAACGGCCGAAGTGACGGCTTCGATCAACAAATTGACCTTTGCGCAATGCACATATCTGCTGAGTGTTTACTGGTTGGAGACCTTGCGTGTGGAGAATTCCGAAGAACCCAGTTTGGAGCCGATTTTGAGCTATCTATGCGATAATGCGCTCCAAAAAGATAAATCTGGCATTTGGCAGTGCGTGAAGTGGTGAGTTGCCATTGAACCATAGGCTACTAAGCTTAGAGAACcccttcatatatatttaccttTTATAGTGTCGCCGATCAAGTCTTCGACAAATTCCGCAATGTGCTTTTCGCACACGACGAAATACGCGAAAAGGTGTTGGAATCACAAGCAATGCTCCTGCTCGTCTACTTCAATCACATACACAAGCAAATCCAGTTGGTCGCCGATCAGTATCTGTCACAGTTGGTCGATAAGTTTCCGCATTTGCTATGGAATCGTCGCGTGCTCTGGTGCATGTTGGATATTCTGCAATTACTGGCATTTTCACTAACACTCGATCCGAACGAAGAAACGCCTACGCTACGCGTGGTATCAACACCTTACACCCTGCAGCTCATGGACTCATTGCCGGCACGCGAAAGTCGTCTTAAGGACTTTGCTGATCGCTGTCAAGGCATTGTTAATGAAGCCATGAAGTGGGCACCGCGTTCCACACGCTCACACCTGCAAGAGTACCCCAATCAGATACCCACACCCGTACTAGCACATCATAGTGGTCTTGCTTTGGCCTTCGATTCGGTAGTCAGCAGCAATACGTTGTATCCGAACGCTTTGCCATCGATTAGCAAGCGTCCAAACTGCGTGAACAGCAATACGCCGCGCTTCGTGTCGGTATTGTGTCTGCGCAGCAAATACGCAGGTGAAATTTCCGGCCTATTGTCGGTGCTTAGTGAAGAGGATAAGGCGGGTTTAGCTGATCGCTTGGTGAAGGATGTGTGGGATGCATGTGCTGAGAAGAGTGACGCACGTCATCGCGGCGCTTTGTGGCGTGCCACCGCCTATTTGATTATCTGTTCCGATGTGAACCGCAAACTGTTGCATGCAGTGGGTGAGTCCAACTTTAAGGTTATAGGTTAAAGATCATATATGACAGATATATCTTTTAAATGCTTTTCTCCAATAAATactctattttaatttttcccacTCCTCAATTGTGTTTCAGCCGCTTCGCAAGTGGAGCTATTCACCGAATATGCCGTAGAAACGGCTGTGGAGTGCTGGCAATGGGTGTTGACGGCTCGCCAAGATCTGGAGCTCTGCTTCATCCAAGAGATGGTCAGCGCCTGGCAAACGACTTTCGAAAAGAAGTTGGGCCTCTTCTCTGACGAGGTAGAGACCACCATACCGTTAGCCGCCTATGACGGCTGTAAGTTGGTCTCTAAGCCCATTCAAATAGCGCCACATCTCATTTGGCTACAGTTGCTCTCCGAAATGGTGGACACCGCCAAGTATTGTAATCGCGACAAGGTGGAAATGTTTTGTCTGCTGCTGCATCGTTGTCTGCctatttcgaaaaattcgaaacaGAATCGCCAAGTATCAACGGTCGGTTGCCGCTTTAAGCTCCTGCAATGCGGTCTCTCGCTACTGCAAGGCAATACCATACCACGTTCGCTGGCGCGTAACATCTTACGTGAGCGTATCTATAGCAATGCATTGGACTATTTCTGTGGTCCACCCACATGCCCCAACCAGAGTAAGGAGCAATTGTTGGATGACATTTTGATACTGTTGAAATTCTGGCAGACGATGCGCAGCGAGAAGAAACATTTGGTCACCTCAGAGGTTGGCGAATACGATATAACAGCGGTGGCATCGACGCAAATGCTCTCCGTCAAACAGAATGTGGAGACGGCATCGCTAATAAGTGCTAGTGATGTCGCGCGTTCGATGTCGGCCGGTGGCACTGGCGGCTGGTACAACACAATACCGCACTCCACATCTACGCTATCAAAACGTTCGAATCGCTCGAAACGACTACCCTATCAGAAGGACTCATACGACAAGGATTATATGAAGAAACGAAATTTGATTTTGGAATTACTGGCAGTGGAGTTGGAATTCCTCATAACCTGGTACAATCCGAACAGTCTGCCTGACTTGGCAATACCCGGTAAGCGATCCGCAAGAGGCAAGCTTCTATTTGATAGTTATTCTATGTACTTTCCCCCACAGGTGAAGAACAGGTGAACGAGTGGCGTGCACGTCCCTCCAAACCCAACTTGTGGCGCGATTACGCGCGCCTTGCATGGACCTACAACCCAGCTTTGGCCGTTTTTCTGCCGTTGCGTATAAAAAGCGCCGACTCGATTGAGGAGGAGGTCTCACGTTTGGTATGCGCCGATCCCATCGCGGTCAGCCACATACCAGAGGCGCTCAAGTATTTGTGCAACACGAAAAATCTGCTGCACGAGAGTCCCGATTTGGTTTATATGCTCTCTTGGGCGCCCGTCAACCCTATACAAGCGCTTTCGTACTTCTCACGTCAATACCCATCACATCCACTCACCGCGCAGTACGCCGTCAAGACGCTCAGCTCCTATCAAGCAGAATCCGTCTTGCCGTACATTCCACAGCTCGTGCAGGCATTGCGACACGACACCATGGGCTATGTGGCCGAGTTCATTAAGAACATTTCGAAGCGTTCACAAATTGTGGCACATCAACTGATATGGAATATGCAGACCAATATGTTTATGGATGAGGATCAACTACATAAGGATCCAAATTTGTATGATTGCTTGGAGGCGTTGACACAGAATATCATTTCCTCTTTCTCTGGTGCCGCAAAACGTTTTTACGAACGCGAATTTGATTTCTTCGGGAAAATCACAGCAGTTTCGGGTGACATACGTTCCTTCCCGAAGGGTATCGAACGTAAAAACGCCTGCTTGGCGTGTCTGAAGCGCATACAGGTGCAACCGGGCTGTTATTTACCCTCGAATCCGGAAGCCATGGTACTGGATATTGACTACAACAGCGGCACGCCCATGCAGAGCGCCGCTAAAGCGCCATACTTGGCGCGTTTCCGTGTCTATCGCTGTGGTATAACAGAGTTGGAGACACGCGCCATGGAGGTGTCTAACAATCCGGTtagtatttttaattcaattcgaCATTTCGAACTGTGGTGAAATAACACTTTTGCTGTTTGTGCACAGAACTCGCAAGAAGACGCCAAGATGACACTAGGAGTTGAATCGTGGCAAGCGGCAATTTTCAAAGTGGGCGACGATGTGCGCCAGGATATATTAGCGTTACAGGtcataacaattttcaaaaatatattccaaCAAGTCGGCTTGGAGCTGTTTCTCTTTCCATATCGCGTTGTAGCCACAGCGCCCGGCGTGAGtattgcaattatttaaaagagtaaaagaatgtattataaataaactttcgTTTGCGGTCAGTGCGGTGTCATTGAGTGTGTGCCAAATGCGAAGTCACGTGATCAGCTTGGACGCCAAACCGATTCCGGACTGTACGAGTACTTCCTACATCAGTACGGTGATGAGAGCTCCAAAGAGTTTCAGGCGGCGCGCGCCAACTTTGTCAAATCCATGGCTGCTTACTCGCTAATCGGTTACTTGCTGCAGATCAAAGATCGGCACAACGGCAACATTATGATAGACAAAGATGGACATGTCATACACATAGGTGAGTTATGTCAAATTATTAAGTAAAACTAGagggttaattttttataaataccacTCATTTCTGACAGATTTCGGTTTTATGTTCGAGTCCTCACCCGGTGGCAATATCGGTTTTGAGCCCGATATGAAACTCACCGACGAAATGGTTATGATTATGGGTGGCAAGATGGAAGCGCCTGCCTTTAAATGGTTCTGTGAGTTGTGCGTGCAAGCCTTCCTCGCTGTGCGTCCCTATCAGGATGCCATTGTTTCGTTGGTCTCACTAATGTTGGACACGGGTTTGCCCTGCTTCCGTGGGCAGACTATCAATTTGTTGAAGCAACGTTTTGTGGCAACCAAGAACAATAAAGAGGCCGCGGCGCATATGTTGGCGGTAATACGGAATTCATATCAGAACTTCCGCACACGCACGTACGATATGATACAGTATTATCAAAATCAGATACCATATTAAACGGGGGACGAGGGACGACGAGTAAAAAGTGTGTATGTAAGAAAGTTAGTTACAAAATGTGTGACAGGTCAAGGGAAATGTTGCTCTCGCGTGTGCTCTCTTCACTGTTATTTGCGTTGAGCTCACCACAAAATTGTTAGAGAGATTAGTTTGCACTacgaatttgttatttttagattttaagtGTACGACTATTGAAATGATgctaatatattttagtgattTGTGTGtgtccaaaaataaatattgtcaaGTATGACGTATGCAGTATTtgcatattcaaatatattcaaatattcaaataatgttTCACACTAATATTTAATCCACacatatatgattgtatgtatttaaaaatacataaaaaatacataaaataattgtGGTATTACTGCTTAGCAACAtgttcaaatattataaaattaaatattacaaattaccaaaataataaatgtaaaaattaaaagttgaaattgaactcaataaatattgattgtttttttgttgttaaattaattaaaaaattagtttagaaaaattttaaattaaaaaaaaattattaaattttaaaataaaaattttaattttaaataattttaatttaaaaaaatttttattcaacaaaattttattttaaataattttaattaaaaaaacatttaattatattagcGCCCGGAATTTAGAAAGTTACATATAGAAAACACGATACTTATTGCTTTATTTGTCGGCTATTTGTTGTTGCGACTACAAATAgcatttgacaattttttattcaatataaatacacatCATACTCAAAAAGTGCATACACACAAATCGCTATACtactatattattataaaatttaataatataaaaaaaaaaaaacaaataagaaaaaagtgCTGCTTACGTACTTGTAATTCTCCACAATATGTTTCAACACTTAGGAATAGttcatttaaaacatttcattAATGACTCTTTCATTGGTGTTTACCAAATAATGCGTTGTGGCTGCTTAAAATTCTCCCACATGATTTCTCTGGTGAAGAATATATAGAATGTGCACGCATTAAGCACCACATAGCAGCCCAACTCCAGCCACTCTGCCCAACGGCTTTTAATTAGCGGCTGTGTATGCAGGCGATACAGCACGAATGGTATGAGAAAGTAACGCAGTTCGAGCAAGCGTTGAAAACATAGCACCAGGAAGACCGCAATCCAAAACATCAACTTAAAGCTTGTGCGCATGTGCTGTAGGCCTGAGTGCAGCAGCGCTAAACCGAATACATAAATGGGCACCATAGCGTATTTGAACCATTCGTAACGGCCATAGAAACGATGCCATATATAGAAGATGTAATGACGGTTGTCTGCCAGCAAATATGGATGTACGAGTGTATTCCATTTGACGGCTAGTATGCCAGCGCCGAGCAGGAAGAGCACAATCAGTTTTTCGCGCGATAGCCAATGTAGTGTCGGACGCAATTCATGTAAAGTATTGGAGATGCCGAAGAACAAAGCGAAAATGCTGAAGTAAAATAGCTGTGGAAaaatgcttaattaatttaatttaattaattgacaTATATTAGATATACCTGCGGCACATGTATGGTTGCTTCATGCGCACGCTTATCGCCAATAACAATGGAACCATTAAGAAACACGAAGAACAGAAAAGGCAATATTATGATTAGGTAGTAGCAACCTTTACGCAGAATTTGCCAAATACTGCGCCCTAATAGGCGATACGAAGTGAGTATGTGCAAGAGTGTCTGTAATAAAGCATGCcaattagaaatcaaatttattaaagtaatcACGTAAACACACCTTGGGATTAAGTAATTCAACTTGTTGTCTTTTAATGCCTTTAGCACGCGCGTAATTGCCTGTAAGCACATCCAGCGCTGTTATGCCGAAGCACATACCGACCCATACTACGTTGGTTTGACGCATCAATACACTAGCAGCAGCTGTAAAATAATgcgcattaaaaatatataaacaaattcgtAATCAAATTTAATGGCTACCAAAAACAGCAGCCTGCAGATGTGACTCTTTGTGCCAGTAGTAGTAGAATAGCAGTACTGTCGTTAGCGATAACGCATCTGTGTAGTAGAGATGACTAAAGAAATAGAGTGGTGGTAATGCACCTAGCGTAAAAGCATCTAATGCGGCAAGCTGACCATGTGCGCCACCAAGCAACCTGCGTCTTATTTTATATAGCAATAGAACATTTGCTGTTGCCGCTGCTAGCGAT
This genomic interval carries:
- the LOC105208708 gene encoding phosphatidylinositol 4-kinase alpha isoform X1, with product MTDAFSYQRTVQSLARVLARIEPTPWDKVQSLFRYCPQENAAGVFCLDAKAQDAVIALGIYFLDSGCQHEQRIVPYLLRLAKCLPKAVWVDDAKWSKIDRIPSAEKFSFCLNTLLSDIASKCPDLREEIILNQVETLSALANIIKSSKDSSSAPPPIILCKATVPLLFGLARSMGRYASQDPSLLCRIFPREEMPVVKQNTRDGGSFSSSERIACFSQFRPIIPRSMSGSLSQDSNELRMRQLQMINGMKQRPHLQTYFSVPYDPRTHFFTKTGSSFNQFPNMRACETPVKAKKSITVPPFPIQHLQTIFAVAKKLLTKETLEHLDEQASDIFALHQIKGYCYKSFSETLNLVLVTLLRELLQHQIDLPTPFTKDVQEFVKRLFLNGQTELANKQQDQEKEKREENGIPVVNKYKVNVMANAACVDLLVWAIRDETVDEEYNVPSLQLGLKILLKKEADKLCGRLSQKLNSVLSHKIVLDHMPLLMVCLEGLGKLAQKFPNIAGTSISYLRDFLVDPSPILAKLHAYSQQTLALQKKEKEKLAPFKIVVQNSESRSTVDIYGENQKHAGIRSGQAAFEALRDAAIENLSIALRSAHTLDQYCVPALVANLSNRLFTAEKHESESTLVSLNIIVMLGHVAVTLKDTSKTTQNILQFFIQRFCKVPSEQNALIVDQLGCMIISQCEPHVFEEIMKMFSRVTVQSASLAYTSDQEHRKQFNNVSDAVVNALGNIAANIQGDAEMLELLGKLLELFVQIGLEGERSYDNNTPGAQKASSSAGNLGMLIPVIAVLVRRLPPIKNPRLRLHKLFKDFWVYCVVMGFTNARLWPADWYQGVQQIAAKSPLLISQTTHKSDMRELNYTSAIKSDSVSLNELRSQILLLLEHPTAEVTASINKLTFAQCTYLLSVYWLETLRVENSEEPSLEPILSYLCDNALQKDKSGIWQCVKCVADQVFDKFRNVLFAHDEIREKVLESQAMLLLVYFNHIHKQIQLVADQYLSQLVDKFPHLLWNRRVLWCMLDILQLLAFSLTLDPNEETPTLRVVSTPYTLQLMDSLPARESRLKDFADRCQGIVNEAMKWAPRSTRSHLQEYPNQIPTPVLAHHSGLALAFDSVVSSNTLYPNALPSISKRPNCVNSNTPRFVSVLCLRSKYAGEISGLLSVLSEEDKAGLADRLVKDVWDACAEKSDARHRGALWRATAYLIICSDVNRKLLHAVAASQVELFTEYAVETAVECWQWVLTARQDLELCFIQEMVSAWQTTFEKKLGLFSDEVETTIPLAAYDGCKLVSKPIQIAPHLIWLQLLSEMVDTAKYCNRDKVEMFCLLLHRCLPISKNSKQNRQVSTVGCRFKLLQCGLSLLQGNTIPRSLARNILRERIYSNALDYFCGPPTCPNQSKEQLLDDILILLKFWQTMRSEKKHLVTSEVGEYDITAVASTQMLSVKQNVETASLISASDVARSMSAGGTGGWYNTIPHSTSTLSKRSNRSKRLPYQKDSYDKDYMKKRNLILELLAVELEFLITWYNPNSLPDLAIPGEEQVNEWRARPSKPNLWRDYARLAWTYNPALAVFLPLRIKSADSIEEEVSRLVCADPIAVSHIPEALKYLCNTKNLLHESPDLVYMLSWAPVNPIQALSYFSRQYPSHPLTAQYAVKTLSSYQAESVLPYIPQLVQALRHDTMGYVAEFIKNISKRSQIVAHQLIWNMQTNMFMDEDQLHKDPNLYDCLEALTQNIISSFSGAAKRFYEREFDFFGKITAVSGDIRSFPKGIERKNACLACLKRIQVQPGCYLPSNPEAMVLDIDYNSGTPMQSAAKAPYLARFRVYRCGITELETRAMEVSNNPNSQEDAKMTLGVESWQAAIFKVGDDVRQDILALQVITIFKNIFQQVGLELFLFPYRVVATAPGCGVIECVPNAKSRDQLGRQTDSGLYEYFLHQYGDESSKEFQAARANFVKSMAAYSLIGYLLQIKDRHNGNIMIDKDGHVIHIDFGFMFESSPGGNIGFEPDMKLTDEMVMIMGGKMEAPAFKWFCELCVQAFLAVRPYQDAIVSLVSLMLDTGLPCFRGQTINLLKQRFVATKNNKEAAAHMLAVIRNSYQNFRTRTYDMIQYYQNQIPY